In a genomic window of Gouania willdenowi chromosome 11, fGouWil2.1, whole genome shotgun sequence:
- the parp10 gene encoding protein mono-ADP-ribosyltransferase PARP10 isoform X1, with the protein MAAESLEERMVEVLGLPEELDEELLWLFFENRRRSGGGTLESVKKNGHRAILVFSAAEDASRVLSKQPHNLCNCELRVRKPVTKDQHRLLLQGVSPNTSMEMIELYVENMLGLNVQEYILNPSPDRDVILIQLNQPLSKDFQTVSTKISRRTLDGTRVTLEEVEHTDSVLVENLPPSTCPDFLTLYFEGSRGGNQRVNEVTMLSEATAKVSFVNFESVDCILDMSHKLEGVDLLVKPYFGFLLPKQLPTSEQCEKEIQDDTVMNSVHPNDFQTEVSHSTETSYCARDQKAVEVLGAFEVVDEVTQDIIEETVDTDAQQSHNAITNPAEQSLDPCCTVQQDLKEVSLNIAIKIKDNGVHSTQSEQKTVKQLANIPPDFVENMVSVILNVKPEMLHFLTQTDVKEWFIENMDQSCSPTTYTVLDSSLVVTAPSKDAAQQACWFLDSQACHFSVPVEAECQYILYCSEWTEFLHTLSCCSVTVSEQGENLLIWTLKEKENENQAAIQNFLTMPIEREMVIPMEPGMLKYIQTHCHQLLADMAQVSIFPLEGDYVHGLKIHGLAVACQTAEELLQGVVSSILSRTITVNAPGVTRFLREKECESILKEMETKFQVSITLQHEPWEPLNNLDFFDMAWKMMTQENFQKVSSPEHRSASVHNVSKGAPDKGLLEEAKKIVLTINENQKKCVSSSEHSNDIDDLDLYTADSPTGPIAQADIDVIEDSLLLAKDSSASGSTSLRDGGPNLSCYLDEEVQLSLAIQYSLDSSNWSQDDEDEQLQKALDLSNKMSQCDSVSVKNFEENLLQDNISSRFNNAVCAANVVKLVVFAGYSSDLSRVDIAFRKKVDLRQISEKIEHRNINKMSKYHWKCVEVLKRIHAVEIQVTGLILTVSGFADYVSEAMLDVKRLVDQISTSIPDKEILRTIQWERRESATSHMSLYSADATLFIEKAWKIKLDKVNIQLNNQPHVINFERMQEINVASGKTVEISRKELDQLNEEVPEGEYSLLSNFPEAIKLDVVSDEFQNVVKNFYSTLHEYNNRIRIVQVEKLSNRLLYNQYNLKKASIKKNASYPEIERTLYHGTSETCVKEICTHGFNRSFCGKNATVYGQGVYFAVDSALSVQDKYSPPNNNGYKFVLVSKVLTGDYTKGCHSMKTAPLKETGIIPLRYDSVTDEINKPTLFVIFNDTQAFPEYLITCQRIFMS; encoded by the exons ATGGCTGCTGAAAGCCTGGAGGAGAGGATGGTGGAGGTTCTGGGACTGCCTGAGGAGTTGGATGAGGAGTTGTTGTGGCTGTTTTTTGAAAATAGGCGGCGCTCGGGTGGTGGCACACTTGAGTCTGTAAAGAAGAATGGCCACCGTGCTATACTGGTTTTCAGTGCAGCTGAAG ATGCTTCCAGAGTGCTGTCCAAACAGCCTCACAATCTGTGTAATTGTGAGCTCAGAGTCAGAAAGCCAGTCACAAAGGACCAACACAGACTGCTGCTGCAAGGGGTCAGTCCCAACACCAGTATGGAGATGATCGAGCTGTACGTGGAGAACATGTTGGGCCTCAACGTACAGGAATACATTCTGAATCCCTCTCCAGATCGAGACGTCATTCTCATTCAGCTCAATCAACCACTTTCAAAAG ATTTTCAAACCGTGAGTACAAAGATTTCTAGGCGCACTCTTGATGGGACTCGGGTAACCCTTGAAGAGGTTGAGCACACGGATTCTGTCTTAGTGGAAAACCTGCCCCCCAGTACCTGTCCAGACTTTCTCACCTTGTACTTTGAGGGCAGTCGAGGAGGCAACCAGAGAGTAAATGAGGTCACAATGCTGTCTGAAGCTACAGCTAAGGTCTcctttgtaaactttgaat CTGTAGACTGTATCCTGGATATGTCACACAAATTGGAAGGTGTTGATCTGTTGGTGAAACCCTACTTCGGCTTTCTTCTACCGAAACAACTTCCAACATCAGAACAATGTGAAAAAGAGATCCAAGATGATACTGTGATGAATTCTGTGCATCCCAATGACTTCCAAACAGAAGTCTCTCATTCAACTGAAACCAGTTACTGTGCTCGAGATCAAAAGGCAGTGGAGGTCCTTGGTGCCTTTGAGGTTGTAGATGAGGTGACGCAAGACATTATAGAAGAAACTGTTGATACTGATGCACAACAAAGCCATAATGCTATCACCAACCCAGCAGAGCAATCTTTGGATCCCTGCTGCACTGTTCAGCAGGACCTGAAGGAAGTGAGTCTCAATATTGCTATCAAGATAAAAGATAATGGTGTGCACAGTACacaatctgaacaaaaaactGTCAAGCAACTTGCAAACATTCCTCCGGACTTTGTTGAAAACATGGtatcagtcattttaaatgttaagcCAGAGATGCTTCATTTCCTAACACAAACAGATGTAAAGGAATGGTTTATAGAGAATATGGATCAAAGCTGTTCACCCACCACATACACTGTATTAGACTCTAGTCTTGTGGTGACGGCTCCATCTAAGGATGCAGCGCAGCAAGCATGTTGGTTTTTGGACTCCCAAGCATGTCACTTCAGTGTGCCTGTGGAAGCAGAGTGCCAGTACATACTGTACTGCAGTGAGTGGACTGAGTTCCTGCACACCCTCAGCTGCTGCTCTGTGACTGTCTCTGAACAAGGAGAAAATCTTCTGATCTGGACTTTGAAAGAAAAGGAGAATGAAAATCAGGCTGCAATTCAGAACTTTCTGACCATGCCCATTGAGAGGGAGATGGTTATTCCCATGGAGCCGGGCATGCTCAAGTACATCCAGACACACTGTCACCAGCTCCTAGCTGACATGGCGCAGGTGTCTATTTTTCCGCTAGAGGGTGATTACGTTCACGGGTTAAAG ATCCACGGCCTCGCTGTTGCTTGTCAAACCGCAGAGGAGCTGCTGCAAGGTGTGGTTTCATCCATCTTATCCCGCACCATCACTGTAAATGCTCCTGGAGTGACTCGCTTTTTAAGAGAAAAGGAATGTGAGAGCATTCTGAAAGAGATGGAGACCAAGTTTCAAGTTTCCATCACATTGCAGCATGAACCATGGGAGCCTCTAAATAACTTG GATTTTTTTGATATGGCTTGGAAGATGATGACTCAGGAAAACTTCCAGAAGGTGTCTTCACCGGAACATAGAAGTGCTTCTGTTCACAATGTTTCCAAAGGAGCTCCAGACAAAG GCCTGTTGGAGGAGGCAAAGAAAATTGTCCTAACTATTAATGAAAACCAAAAGAAGTGTGTGTCCTCCTCAGAGCACTCGAATGACATAGATGACCTAGACCTGTACACAGCAGATTCACCCACTGGCCCGATTGCTCAGGCAGACATTGATGTAATTGAAGATTCTCTGCTTCTTGCTAAGGATAGTTCTGCCAGTGGTTCAACATCGCTGAGAGATGGAGGCCCCAACCTTTCTTGTTACCTAGACGAAGAAGTGCAGCTTTCTCTAGCTATCCAGTACTCTTTAGATTCAAGCAACTGGTCtcaagatgatgaagatgagcaGCTGCAAAAAGCCTTGGATCTGTCTAATAAGATGTCTCAATGTGACAGTGTTTCTGTGAAGAACTTCGAGGAAAACCTGCTGCAGGACAACATCAGCTCACGTTTCAACAATGCAGTTTGTGCAGCCAATGTTGTCAAGTTAGTTGTGTTCGCAGGATACAGTTCAGACCTGTCTCGGGTGGACATTGCCTTTAGGAAAAAAGTTGACCTGAGGCAAATTTCAGAGAAAATAGAACACAGGAATATTAATAAAATGAGCAAGTACCACTGGAAGTGTGTGGAGGTTCTCAAAAGGATACATGCTGTCGAGATTCAGGTTACTGGCCTTATACTGACTGTCTCTGGGTTTGCTGACTATGTTTCCGAAGCAATGCTGGATGTAAAGCGGCTGGTAGATCAAATCTCAACATCTATCCCTGACAAGGAAATTCTAAGGACAATTCAGTGGGAGCGACGAGAGTCTGCCACCTCACACATGAGTTTGTATTCAGCAGATGCCACGTTGTTTATTGAAAAGGCATGGAAAATTAAACTAGACAAGGTCAATATCCAGCTAAACAATCAGCCACATGTTATCAACTTTGAGAGGATGCAGGAAATCAATGTAGCTTCGGGGAAGACTGTGGAGATCTCTAGAAAGGAGCTGGACCAGCTCAATGAAGAAGTGCCAg AAGGAGAGTACTCCCTGCTCTCCAATTTTCCTGAAGCTATTAAATTGGACGTGGTCTCTGATGAATTTCAGAACGTGGTAAAGAATTTTTATTCAACCCTTCATGAATACAACAACAGAATCCGAATTGTACag GTGGAAAAGCTATCCAACAGACTGCTGTACAATCAGTACAATTTAAAGAAGGCTAGTATAAAGAAGAATGCCTCTTACCCTGAGATTGAGCGAACTCTCTACCATGGAACTAGTGAGACATGTGTGAAAGAAATTTGCACACATGGATTTAACAGAAGTTTCTGTGGAAAGAATG CCACTGTCTACGGTCAGGGGGTGTATTTTGCCGTCGATTCTGCTCTGTCTGTCCAGGACAAGTACTCGCCCCCCAACAACAATGGGTACAAGTTTGTCTTGGTGTCAAAGGTTTTGACTGGAGACTATACCAAAGGCTGCCATTCCATGAAGACAGCGCCACTGAAAGAGACTGGCATTATTCCTCTCAGATACGACAGCGTGACAGATGAAATCAACAAGCCAACATTGTTCGTCATCTTCAATGACACGCAGGCTTTCCCTGAGTACCTCATCACATGCCAGAGAATATTCATGAGCTAG
- the parp10 gene encoding protein mono-ADP-ribosyltransferase PARP10 isoform X2 — protein MAAESLEERMVEVLGLPEELDEELLWLFFENRRRSGGGTLESVKKNGHRAILVFSAAEDASRVLSKQPHNLCNCELRVRKPVTKDQHRLLLQGVSPNTSMEMIELYVENMLGLNVQEYILNPSPDRDVILIQLNQPLSKDFQTVSTKISRRTLDGTRVTLEEVEHTDSVLVENLPPSTCPDFLTLYFEGSRGGNQRVNEVTMLSEATAKVSFVNFESVDCILDMSHKLEGVDLLVKPYFGFLLPKQLPTSEQCEKEIQDDTVMNSVHPNDFQTEVSHSTETSYCARDQKAVEVLGAFEVVDEVTQDIIEETVDTDAQQSHNAITNPAEQSLDPCCTVQQDLKEIHGLAVACQTAEELLQGVVSSILSRTITVNAPGVTRFLREKECESILKEMETKFQVSITLQHEPWEPLNNLDFFDMAWKMMTQENFQKVSSPEHRSASVHNVSKGAPDKGLLEEAKKIVLTINENQKKCVSSSEHSNDIDDLDLYTADSPTGPIAQADIDVIEDSLLLAKDSSASGSTSLRDGGPNLSCYLDEEVQLSLAIQYSLDSSNWSQDDEDEQLQKALDLSNKMSQCDSVSVKNFEENLLQDNISSRFNNAVCAANVVKLVVFAGYSSDLSRVDIAFRKKVDLRQISEKIEHRNINKMSKYHWKCVEVLKRIHAVEIQVTGLILTVSGFADYVSEAMLDVKRLVDQISTSIPDKEILRTIQWERRESATSHMSLYSADATLFIEKAWKIKLDKVNIQLNNQPHVINFERMQEINVASGKTVEISRKELDQLNEEVPEGEYSLLSNFPEAIKLDVVSDEFQNVVKNFYSTLHEYNNRIRIVQVEKLSNRLLYNQYNLKKASIKKNASYPEIERTLYHGTSETCVKEICTHGFNRSFCGKNATVYGQGVYFAVDSALSVQDKYSPPNNNGYKFVLVSKVLTGDYTKGCHSMKTAPLKETGIIPLRYDSVTDEINKPTLFVIFNDTQAFPEYLITCQRIFMS, from the exons ATGGCTGCTGAAAGCCTGGAGGAGAGGATGGTGGAGGTTCTGGGACTGCCTGAGGAGTTGGATGAGGAGTTGTTGTGGCTGTTTTTTGAAAATAGGCGGCGCTCGGGTGGTGGCACACTTGAGTCTGTAAAGAAGAATGGCCACCGTGCTATACTGGTTTTCAGTGCAGCTGAAG ATGCTTCCAGAGTGCTGTCCAAACAGCCTCACAATCTGTGTAATTGTGAGCTCAGAGTCAGAAAGCCAGTCACAAAGGACCAACACAGACTGCTGCTGCAAGGGGTCAGTCCCAACACCAGTATGGAGATGATCGAGCTGTACGTGGAGAACATGTTGGGCCTCAACGTACAGGAATACATTCTGAATCCCTCTCCAGATCGAGACGTCATTCTCATTCAGCTCAATCAACCACTTTCAAAAG ATTTTCAAACCGTGAGTACAAAGATTTCTAGGCGCACTCTTGATGGGACTCGGGTAACCCTTGAAGAGGTTGAGCACACGGATTCTGTCTTAGTGGAAAACCTGCCCCCCAGTACCTGTCCAGACTTTCTCACCTTGTACTTTGAGGGCAGTCGAGGAGGCAACCAGAGAGTAAATGAGGTCACAATGCTGTCTGAAGCTACAGCTAAGGTCTcctttgtaaactttgaat CTGTAGACTGTATCCTGGATATGTCACACAAATTGGAAGGTGTTGATCTGTTGGTGAAACCCTACTTCGGCTTTCTTCTACCGAAACAACTTCCAACATCAGAACAATGTGAAAAAGAGATCCAAGATGATACTGTGATGAATTCTGTGCATCCCAATGACTTCCAAACAGAAGTCTCTCATTCAACTGAAACCAGTTACTGTGCTCGAGATCAAAAGGCAGTGGAGGTCCTTGGTGCCTTTGAGGTTGTAGATGAGGTGACGCAAGACATTATAGAAGAAACTGTTGATACTGATGCACAACAAAGCCATAATGCTATCACCAACCCAGCAGAGCAATCTTTGGATCCCTGCTGCACTGTTCAGCAGGACCTGAAGGAA ATCCACGGCCTCGCTGTTGCTTGTCAAACCGCAGAGGAGCTGCTGCAAGGTGTGGTTTCATCCATCTTATCCCGCACCATCACTGTAAATGCTCCTGGAGTGACTCGCTTTTTAAGAGAAAAGGAATGTGAGAGCATTCTGAAAGAGATGGAGACCAAGTTTCAAGTTTCCATCACATTGCAGCATGAACCATGGGAGCCTCTAAATAACTTG GATTTTTTTGATATGGCTTGGAAGATGATGACTCAGGAAAACTTCCAGAAGGTGTCTTCACCGGAACATAGAAGTGCTTCTGTTCACAATGTTTCCAAAGGAGCTCCAGACAAAG GCCTGTTGGAGGAGGCAAAGAAAATTGTCCTAACTATTAATGAAAACCAAAAGAAGTGTGTGTCCTCCTCAGAGCACTCGAATGACATAGATGACCTAGACCTGTACACAGCAGATTCACCCACTGGCCCGATTGCTCAGGCAGACATTGATGTAATTGAAGATTCTCTGCTTCTTGCTAAGGATAGTTCTGCCAGTGGTTCAACATCGCTGAGAGATGGAGGCCCCAACCTTTCTTGTTACCTAGACGAAGAAGTGCAGCTTTCTCTAGCTATCCAGTACTCTTTAGATTCAAGCAACTGGTCtcaagatgatgaagatgagcaGCTGCAAAAAGCCTTGGATCTGTCTAATAAGATGTCTCAATGTGACAGTGTTTCTGTGAAGAACTTCGAGGAAAACCTGCTGCAGGACAACATCAGCTCACGTTTCAACAATGCAGTTTGTGCAGCCAATGTTGTCAAGTTAGTTGTGTTCGCAGGATACAGTTCAGACCTGTCTCGGGTGGACATTGCCTTTAGGAAAAAAGTTGACCTGAGGCAAATTTCAGAGAAAATAGAACACAGGAATATTAATAAAATGAGCAAGTACCACTGGAAGTGTGTGGAGGTTCTCAAAAGGATACATGCTGTCGAGATTCAGGTTACTGGCCTTATACTGACTGTCTCTGGGTTTGCTGACTATGTTTCCGAAGCAATGCTGGATGTAAAGCGGCTGGTAGATCAAATCTCAACATCTATCCCTGACAAGGAAATTCTAAGGACAATTCAGTGGGAGCGACGAGAGTCTGCCACCTCACACATGAGTTTGTATTCAGCAGATGCCACGTTGTTTATTGAAAAGGCATGGAAAATTAAACTAGACAAGGTCAATATCCAGCTAAACAATCAGCCACATGTTATCAACTTTGAGAGGATGCAGGAAATCAATGTAGCTTCGGGGAAGACTGTGGAGATCTCTAGAAAGGAGCTGGACCAGCTCAATGAAGAAGTGCCAg AAGGAGAGTACTCCCTGCTCTCCAATTTTCCTGAAGCTATTAAATTGGACGTGGTCTCTGATGAATTTCAGAACGTGGTAAAGAATTTTTATTCAACCCTTCATGAATACAACAACAGAATCCGAATTGTACag GTGGAAAAGCTATCCAACAGACTGCTGTACAATCAGTACAATTTAAAGAAGGCTAGTATAAAGAAGAATGCCTCTTACCCTGAGATTGAGCGAACTCTCTACCATGGAACTAGTGAGACATGTGTGAAAGAAATTTGCACACATGGATTTAACAGAAGTTTCTGTGGAAAGAATG CCACTGTCTACGGTCAGGGGGTGTATTTTGCCGTCGATTCTGCTCTGTCTGTCCAGGACAAGTACTCGCCCCCCAACAACAATGGGTACAAGTTTGTCTTGGTGTCAAAGGTTTTGACTGGAGACTATACCAAAGGCTGCCATTCCATGAAGACAGCGCCACTGAAAGAGACTGGCATTATTCCTCTCAGATACGACAGCGTGACAGATGAAATCAACAAGCCAACATTGTTCGTCATCTTCAATGACACGCAGGCTTTCCCTGAGTACCTCATCACATGCCAGAGAATATTCATGAGCTAG